In Rhodopirellula bahusiensis, the DNA window TCGCTCGCCCCCAGCCACGTTTTTTTGCTCCGCCCTTTTTCCCACTCACCGACCCCATTCCCCATAACCAAGGAGATCGCCATGTGACACCTCGCCCCCATCCGAAAGGACCGACCACTTGAAAGTTAATGTTTGTTACCTGAAAGGAATCTGAAAATGTACCGTACCTCCCTTTGCCTTGCCCTGACGTTCGCCGCTGCCCTTTGCATGACGGCCCAAAGCCGCGTTGCCAATGCCGCCGATGCGGTCGGCGCTTCGACGACCAAAACCACCATCACCTTAAAAGTTCTCACCTGTGAGAGCTGTGCCAAAAAGGTGGCGGCCAAGTTGTCGGAAGTTCGTGGCGTCGGCGGCATCAAAACGGACGTCAAGTCCAAGACTGCGATCGTTGTCCCCATCGGTGGCGCCACCCTATCGCCGCGGCAGTTGTGGGAAGCGATTGAGAAAGCTGGTAAGGAGCCCGTAAAGCTTGAAGGGCCGAGCGGAACGTTCACGTCCAAACCGAAGCAATAGTCTTCAGTTTGAATGAATCGAGTAGCCGCTAGTGCTGGATTTGCACCCAGTTCCGGCGGCTTTTCCAGATTGCTCACGCAGTCGCACCGAACCACTGTCACCCTTCCCGAAGAATTCAGATGAACTAAATCAGACGCTCCCGGCGTCCATGACCACACGAAATGACCACGTCCAGTACTGAAATCGAATCCGTTTCGTTGCGATCCAACGCAATCATTCCAAGGCATCTGAATTGAACGCAATTTGCATTTTATCGTTCTCTCGCATCGTGCTCGTCATAGTGCTGATCAGTGGTTGCCTCTTGGCGACGCTGGGCGTGAATGCGTGTGAGGCGTGTGGCGACATCTGTTTCCAATCGGCGTCGACCTGCACGGGTTCATGCTGCGACACGGATGTGACCGACTCGAACGGCCCCGGTCGTTGTCCGTGCCGTTGTTGTGAAAAGGCAGCTTACTTTTGGCTGGGCTGGCCTGGTTCCAATCGAATCCAATTCGATCTCAGTTCGCTCTTGTTCCCACCGACAAGGGGTAACCATCTCGACCCTGACCTACTTCAGACGCCGTCGTTGAGAATCGGTTTGCTGCAAAGTCAACGATATGAATCTTCCAAGGACCTTTGCTCTCGACTGTCTCGGTATTTGATCTGATGGTTTTTCTTGAACAGAAAATTGATCCGTCATCTTTTATCGTCCAGGAAAGCAATTCAATGGAAACTATACCCCGACAATCAGACCGAGCCTCGTTGCCGACTTGTAACGGCGCCAAAAACCCAGCGTACGATCGTATGTCCCTGCTGCTTTGTGTTCAAGACAAATCACGACGGACTCAGTACGTGAATCATCTCATCGCGTCCGGCTATTTGGTCACTGAATCCGGCGATGGTTTGACGTGCCTTGAACACTTGCGAACCAACAAGTTTGCGGTGCTTGTTACGGAGATCAATCTGCACTGGGGACAGGGTGATGGCGTGATCGAAGTGATGACGGACGACAAGGCCATCGAGACGATCCCAACGGTTCTACTTGATTTCCTACAGGTCTCTTTTTCTGACGATGGTGCGGTTCATCTGTCGAATCCACTCAGTAGCGAAGAACTGGTGAGGGTTGTTGATCAACGAGTAGCGAGGGTCCAAGGATGAAAGCGATATCACGACAACCGAAGTGGTCCCTATCAACTGCGACACTACTACTGATCGCCGTCAATGGTCCTCTGGTACTGCTGGTGGCAATACTTGCGGTACTTGACCATCGAATGGAGATGAAACGCGCTACCAGCGAACGAAGTGAAGCGCTCAGCGAGCAAGCGTCTCTGATCGGCAACGCGCTGCTGGTAATGGACAAGTCACCGAACGCGCAAACGATTGAGCGATTGCTTGCTGGCAGCTATTCAGATTCCTCGCAACAGGAACGGGCGCAGCGATGGATCAACATTGTTTGGAACGATCAAGATTTGCAGTACTATGCCGATTCAAACATGAATCTCTTTGCGGATTCGGATTCGGATTCGGATTCGGATTCGGATTCGGATTCGGAGTCGGAGTCGGAGTCGGAGTCGGAGTCGGAGTCGGAGTCGGAGTCGGAGTCGGAGTCGGAGTCGGAGTCGGAGTCGGGTCGCGCGCAGACGGCTTGGGAGGATTCGGGTGAAGTTGCGGTCGTCGGTGATTTCGCGACTGGGCCGGTTCGCGTCGAGATTTCTGAAAGGGCGGCCGATGTCCGCCGTGCGATTCGCAAGGAGATCATCATTCACCTGCTGAGTCTGCTTAGCCTTGCCACAGTCGCAACCGTCCTGGTGAACCTCGCCCTGGTTCGACTGATTGTTAAGCCAACACGTTTGCTGGTCAGCGCCGTGCAGCGGATCAGCGAAGATCGTTTGGCCGTTCCGAGAATTAAATGCCTCAGCCGCGAGTTAAATACTCTTGGCCAATCCATTGCCGAAATGAGCGAATCGCTTGCGAACACGGAGCAAAGGCGGGCCTTGGACATGAGCCGGGCCGAGAGGATACAGAGACATCTTTTGCCGCAGTCGCCGACCGTTCCCGGACTGACAATTTCGACACACTATCAGCCCGCGGAGGACGTTGCTGGAGATATTTACGGAGTCGTCGCAATGCCGGACGATATCTGGCTGATTTACATCACCGATCTTGTTGGCCACGGCATTCCGGCAGCGATGAATGCCTCTATTTTGAAAATGCTATTCGACACGGCGTCGATGCGTGGTGGAAGTCCGGGCGAAGTGCTGCAGCGTGTCAATGTGATGTTGCCCGGCTACCTGATGGACAGTGAATTCGCCACCGCCGCTGTACTGCGTTGGGACCCTGCGACTGGGC includes these proteins:
- a CDS encoding PP2C family protein-serine/threonine phosphatase; protein product: MEMKRATSERSEALSEQASLIGNALLVMDKSPNAQTIERLLAGSYSDSSQQERAQRWINIVWNDQDLQYYADSNMNLFADSDSDSDSDSDSDSESESESESESESESESESESESESESGRAQTAWEDSGEVAVVGDFATGPVRVEISERAADVRRAIRKEIIIHLLSLLSLATVATVLVNLALVRLIVKPTRLLVSAVQRISEDRLAVPRIKCLSRELNTLGQSIAEMSESLANTEQRRALDMSRAERIQRHLLPQSPTVPGLTISTHYQPAEDVAGDIYGVVAMPDDIWLIYITDLVGHGIPAAMNASILKMLFDTASMRGGSPGEVLQRVNVMLPGYLMDSEFATAAVLRWDPATGRLQLASAGHEPVTLLSKDGTSSLESTGLPLGIDTDSRWKTTEHWLQKGDRLLMATDGVAESHNVNEQQFGRGRISEIFAGSVNEPLDDSLNRLVGELGQHAGNLPPDDDVTILALECNSVGGQRLEVSHPNHLRIVREAVA
- a CDS encoding heavy-metal-associated domain-containing protein, which translates into the protein MYRTSLCLALTFAAALCMTAQSRVANAADAVGASTTKTTITLKVLTCESCAKKVAAKLSEVRGVGGIKTDVKSKTAIVVPIGGATLSPRQLWEAIEKAGKEPVKLEGPSGTFTSKPKQ